In the genome of Segatella copri, one region contains:
- a CDS encoding bifunctional dihydroorotate dehydrogenase B NAD binding subunit/NADPH-dependent glutamate synthase, whose protein sequence is MNKIIKKIQYSEKVFRFDVEAPLIAKSRKAGNFVIIRVDNNSERMPLTIADADIEKGTITLVVQKVGLSSTKLCALNEGDEIHDVVGPLGNPTHIENFGTVICAGGGVGVAPMLPIIKALKAAGNRVLSVIAGRSKDLVIMEDEVRASSDELIIMTDDGSYGEKGVVTVGIEKLINQEHIDKVFAIGPPIMMKFCCLLTQKYNLSTDVSLNTIMVDGTGMCGACRLTIGGKTKFVCIDGPEFDGAQVDWDEMFKRMGTFKDVEREEMEHFEEHLATVDAEKKKKETTDVTMDVEPTDASIEELTDRNAEWRKELRSAMKAKERTAIQRVKMPELDPAYRATTRTEEVNIGLTKEMALTEAKRCLDCPKPTCMEGCPVSINIPSFIKNIERGQFLAAAKVLKNTSALPAVCGRVCPQEKQCESKCVHLKMNEPAVAIGYLERFAADYERQSGNISVPECDPANGIKIAVVGSGPAGLSFAGDMAKKGFSVTVFEALHEIGGVLKYGIPEFRLPNAIVDVEIENLQKMGVKFITDCIVGKTISVKDLEQQGFKGIFVGSGAGLPNFMNIPGENALNIMSSNEYLTRVNLMDAANPHTDTPINLGKKVVVVGGGNTAMDSCRTAKRLGAEVTLVYRRSEAEMPARLEEVKHAKEEGINFFTLHNPKEYEADEKGAVKAVVLDVMQLGEPDASGRRRPETTGKTITLECDQVIVAVGVSPNPLVPQSIEGLELGRKNTIAVNDEMQSSIGQIYAGGDIVRGGATVILAMGDGRKAALNMSKKLLEK, encoded by the coding sequence ATCACGCTGGTGGTACAGAAGGTAGGTCTCTCCTCTACCAAGCTCTGCGCCCTGAACGAGGGCGACGAGATTCACGACGTGGTGGGACCACTTGGCAACCCTACCCACATCGAGAACTTCGGCACCGTAATCTGCGCCGGTGGCGGCGTGGGCGTGGCTCCTATGCTCCCTATCATCAAGGCGCTAAAGGCCGCAGGCAACCGTGTGCTCAGCGTGATTGCAGGTAGAAGCAAAGACCTCGTCATCATGGAGGATGAGGTACGTGCATCCAGCGACGAACTCATCATCATGACCGACGACGGAAGCTACGGCGAGAAAGGTGTGGTAACCGTAGGCATCGAAAAGCTCATCAACCAGGAGCACATCGACAAGGTGTTCGCCATCGGTCCTCCTATCATGATGAAATTCTGCTGCCTCCTCACCCAGAAATACAATCTCTCTACCGATGTATCGCTCAACACCATCATGGTGGATGGCACCGGCATGTGCGGAGCCTGCCGTCTAACCATCGGCGGCAAGACCAAGTTTGTCTGCATCGACGGTCCTGAATTTGATGGCGCCCAGGTAGATTGGGATGAGATGTTCAAGCGCATGGGCACTTTCAAGGATGTGGAGCGCGAGGAGATGGAGCACTTCGAGGAACATCTGGCTACAGTGGATGCCGAGAAGAAGAAGAAGGAGACCACAGACGTGACGATGGATGTGGAACCTACCGATGCATCCATAGAAGAACTTACCGACCGTAATGCCGAGTGGCGCAAGGAGCTGCGCTCAGCAATGAAAGCCAAGGAGCGCACCGCCATCCAGCGCGTCAAGATGCCGGAGCTAGACCCAGCATATCGTGCTACCACCCGCACCGAGGAAGTGAACATCGGCTTGACCAAGGAGATGGCACTCACCGAGGCAAAGCGCTGCCTCGACTGTCCTAAGCCTACCTGCATGGAGGGCTGCCCAGTGAGCATCAACATCCCATCCTTCATCAAGAACATCGAGCGTGGCCAGTTCCTAGCCGCCGCCAAGGTTCTGAAGAACACCTCAGCCCTGCCAGCCGTTTGCGGTCGTGTTTGTCCGCAGGAGAAGCAGTGCGAGAGCAAGTGCGTACATCTCAAGATGAACGAGCCAGCCGTAGCCATCGGCTATCTGGAGCGTTTTGCAGCTGACTACGAGCGTCAGAGCGGCAATATCTCCGTACCGGAATGCGACCCGGCAAACGGCATCAAGATAGCCGTAGTAGGTTCGGGTCCTGCCGGATTGAGCTTTGCAGGCGATATGGCGAAGAAGGGATTCAGCGTCACCGTGTTCGAGGCTCTGCACGAGATAGGCGGCGTGTTGAAATATGGCATCCCGGAGTTCCGACTGCCAAATGCCATCGTGGATGTGGAGATTGAGAATCTCCAGAAGATGGGCGTAAAATTCATCACCGACTGCATCGTGGGCAAGACCATTTCCGTAAAGGATTTGGAGCAGCAGGGCTTCAAGGGCATCTTCGTAGGTTCGGGAGCCGGACTCCCTAACTTCATGAATATCCCTGGCGAGAATGCCTTGAACATCATGTCATCCAACGAGTATCTTACCCGTGTCAACCTGATGGATGCTGCCAATCCTCATACCGATACCCCTATCAACCTGGGCAAGAAGGTGGTGGTAGTAGGCGGCGGAAACACTGCTATGGACAGCTGCCGCACCGCCAAGCGTCTGGGAGCCGAGGTAACCCTGGTATATCGCCGTTCGGAGGCAGAGATGCCAGCCCGTCTCGAAGAGGTGAAGCATGCCAAGGAAGAAGGCATCAACTTCTTCACCCTGCATAACCCTAAGGAGTATGAGGCTGACGAGAAGGGTGCCGTAAAGGCTGTGGTGCTGGATGTGATGCAGCTTGGCGAGCCAGATGCCAGCGGTCGCCGTCGCCCAGAGACTACAGGCAAGACCATCACCCTGGAATGCGATCAGGTGATTGTAGCCGTGGGTGTGAGTCCTAACCCACTGGTACCTCAGAGCATCGAGGGTCTGGAACTTGGCAGAAAGAACACCATCGCCGTGAATGACGAAATGCAGAGTTCCATCGGGCAGATTTATGCCGGAGGCGATATCGTGCGAGGTGGTGCCACCGTGATTCTCGCCATGGGAGATGGACGGAAGGCTGCACTCAACATGAGCAAGAAGCTTTTGGAGAAATAA
- a CDS encoding site-specific integrase yields the protein MKIEKFKVLLYLKKSGMDKNGKAPIMGRITVNRTMAQFSCKLSCTPSLWNSRASRLEGKSKEAVETNKDIGQLLLSIQKAFDVLVEKRTDFEAKDVKEALQGSVKTQTTLLSFVDEHISELSTHEGIDMSKSSVWTYRKIRKNLAEFIGEKYRLTDLAFGQLTEPFISDFHHYLLDEKGFSSGTITIYVSLFKKMCRIAFERGLCKNLLFAHYRVGTPRVMTPKALSMSDFIKIRDVELPEDKPRLSVSRDLFLFACYAGTAFIDTVSITKANVKVLEDGDKWLIYNRKKTGTLARVKLLPEALELMAKYEDEARDTLFPLLSTNRVRIDLITICKLAETSKTYSYHSGRHSFASLITLEAGVPMETICKMLGHKDVKMTQRYARVTQKKLFEDMDKFIAATEKDFVLAL from the coding sequence ATGAAAATCGAAAAATTCAAGGTGTTGCTCTACCTGAAAAAGAGCGGAATGGACAAGAATGGAAAAGCTCCCATCATGGGACGCATCACGGTGAACAGGACTATGGCGCAGTTCTCCTGCAAGTTGTCTTGCACTCCATCGCTTTGGAATTCTCGTGCCAGCCGATTGGAGGGCAAGAGCAAGGAAGCCGTGGAAACCAACAAGGACATCGGGCAGTTGTTGCTTTCCATCCAAAAGGCTTTCGATGTGCTTGTGGAAAAGAGAACGGACTTCGAGGCTAAGGATGTCAAGGAGGCCTTGCAGGGCAGCGTCAAGACACAGACCACCCTTCTCTCCTTCGTGGACGAGCATATCAGTGAACTCAGCACCCATGAGGGCATCGATATGTCGAAGAGCAGTGTCTGGACTTACAGAAAGATTCGCAAGAATCTCGCTGAGTTCATCGGGGAGAAGTATAGGTTGACTGATTTGGCTTTCGGACAGCTGACCGAGCCTTTCATCAGTGACTTTCACCATTACCTGCTTGACGAGAAAGGCTTTTCATCAGGAACCATCACCATCTATGTGTCGCTCTTCAAGAAGATGTGCCGCATCGCCTTTGAGCGAGGCCTGTGCAAGAACCTGCTGTTCGCCCATTATCGGGTTGGCACTCCAAGGGTTATGACACCCAAGGCTCTCAGCATGTCTGATTTCATAAAAATCCGTGATGTGGAACTGCCCGAAGACAAGCCGAGACTATCCGTTAGCCGTGACCTGTTTCTTTTCGCCTGCTATGCAGGAACAGCCTTCATAGACACCGTTTCCATCACGAAAGCCAATGTCAAGGTGTTGGAGGATGGTGACAAATGGCTCATCTATAACCGCAAGAAGACCGGAACACTTGCCAGGGTGAAACTCCTGCCCGAAGCGTTGGAGTTGATGGCGAAATACGAGGACGAGGCAAGAGATACCCTTTTTCCATTGCTGAGCACGAATCGTGTTCGTATCGATCTCATCACCATCTGCAAGTTGGCGGAAACGAGCAAGACCTATTCCTACCATTCGGGACGACACTCGTTCGCCAGCCTCATTACGCTGGAGGCAGGTGTGCCGATGGAGACCATCTGCAAGATGCTCGGTCACAAGGATGTGAAGATGACGCAGCGGTATGCGAGAGTGACCCAAAAGAAGCTGTTTGAGGACATGGACAAGTTCATCGCTGCAACCGAGAAGGACTTCGTTCTCGCATTATGA
- a CDS encoding site-specific integrase, producing MSRSTFSILPYINRQKVKADGTANILCRITVDGKSAAISTGISCTPQEWNAKKGEVRNARDNGRLASFLAEVKDKYNSLLSTNGIITVEMLKAVLKDKDTTGRFLLNFGDTIVEWYRTAKARQTFLHKRTWQKNLRDFVHSLDKDDIAFEDIDENFGEEYKLFLKRDQGRIDSYVNHCLLWLNMLMYKAVDRSIIRFNPIVKIGYEKKAAPKMTHISKADFIKMLSTPMADERTELARRCFIFASLTSLSYIDVKKLYPRHISENSEGRKFIRKEREKTGVEFFVPLHPIAEKILSLYNTTDDSKPVFPLGEKKDIYLDVHTLGMVLGISNKLGFHASRHTFGVLMLNEDIPIGSIAKMMGHADITSTQVYAQVTEQKISNDMDKLIAKRERNKNPMA from the coding sequence ATGAGCAGAAGTACATTTTCAATTTTGCCTTACATCAACAGACAGAAGGTGAAGGCAGACGGAACAGCCAACATACTTTGCCGCATCACCGTTGACGGCAAAAGCGCAGCCATTTCCACAGGCATATCCTGTACCCCACAGGAGTGGAACGCCAAGAAGGGAGAGGTACGGAACGCAAGGGACAACGGACGATTGGCAAGTTTCCTTGCTGAGGTCAAGGATAAATACAACTCACTTCTTTCCACCAACGGCATCATCACCGTGGAAATGCTGAAGGCAGTGTTGAAGGACAAGGACACGACAGGAAGGTTCTTGCTGAACTTTGGTGATACCATCGTAGAATGGTATCGAACCGCAAAAGCCAGACAAACCTTTCTGCACAAGCGGACATGGCAGAAGAACCTGAGAGACTTTGTCCATTCGTTGGATAAGGACGACATCGCCTTTGAGGACATAGACGAGAATTTCGGGGAGGAATACAAGCTATTCCTGAAACGAGACCAGGGACGTATCGACAGCTACGTGAACCATTGCCTTCTCTGGCTGAACATGTTGATGTACAAGGCAGTGGACAGGAGCATTATCCGCTTCAATCCCATAGTCAAGATAGGGTATGAGAAGAAGGCAGCCCCGAAGATGACCCATATCAGCAAGGCAGACTTCATCAAGATGCTCTCTACCCCGATGGCTGACGAGCGAACGGAGCTTGCACGCAGATGTTTCATTTTTGCCTCGCTCACCTCCTTATCCTATATAGATGTAAAGAAACTGTACCCTCGCCATATCAGTGAGAACTCCGAGGGTAGGAAGTTCATCCGCAAGGAAAGAGAGAAGACAGGCGTGGAGTTCTTCGTGCCACTCCATCCGATAGCCGAGAAGATTCTTTCGCTCTACAATACCACGGACGACAGCAAGCCTGTTTTTCCACTGGGTGAGAAGAAAGACATCTATCTTGATGTGCATACCCTTGGAATGGTGCTTGGCATAAGTAATAAGTTGGGATTCCACGCCAGCCGCCATACATTCGGAGTCTTGATGCTCAACGAGGACATTCCCATCGGCAGCATAGCCAAGATGATGGGACACGCAGACATTACAAGCACACAGGTCTATGCGCAGGTGACGGAGCAGAAGATTTCAAATGACATGGATAAGCTTATTGCCAAGCGAGAAAGGAACAAAAATCCAATGGCATAG
- a CDS encoding helix-turn-helix domain-containing protein, which produces MSNEVMTKNSEWMNHIVNHLNRMVDNFERAVMNYRPMLDGERFMTDKELCARLQLSRRTLQDYRNNGVIPYIQLGGKILYRESDIQKILMANYREAYRMKGV; this is translated from the coding sequence ATGAGCAATGAAGTAATGACAAAAAACAGCGAGTGGATGAACCACATCGTGAACCACCTCAACCGAATGGTTGACAATTTTGAACGTGCCGTGATGAACTACCGCCCCATGCTTGACGGTGAGCGCTTCATGACGGACAAGGAGCTTTGCGCCAGGCTGCAACTGAGCCGAAGAACCCTGCAGGACTACCGAAACAACGGTGTCATCCCGTATATCCAGCTTGGCGGAAAGATACTCTACCGCGAGTCCGACATTCAGAAGATTCTGATGGCTAACTATCGTGAGGCGTACAGAATGAAAGGTGTGTAG
- a CDS encoding helix-turn-helix domain-containing protein, translating into MGFIVFEEEAFNYLDAQLENFVKRMDRIRERSEDKTMNKWLDTQDVCQTLNICPRTVQTLRDNGTLAYTQISHKTYYKPEDVMAIVAVVEDKKKDMRFRKRTG; encoded by the coding sequence ATGGGATTCATCGTATTCGAGGAAGAGGCATTCAACTATCTTGATGCCCAGTTGGAGAACTTCGTGAAGCGCATGGACAGAATCCGTGAGCGCAGTGAGGACAAGACCATGAACAAGTGGCTCGACACGCAGGACGTGTGTCAGACGCTCAACATCTGCCCACGGACAGTGCAGACGCTTCGGGACAACGGAACTTTGGCTTATACGCAAATCAGCCACAAGACCTACTACAAGCCGGAGGACGTGATGGCTATCGTAGCGGTAGTGGAGGACAAGAAAAAGGACATGCGCTTTCGCAAGCGCACAGGTTAG
- a CDS encoding DUF3408 domain-containing protein — MARTKETKMSPEQQEKMTQEVVASLQSSTYGKDYAQEHSSFFEEVENSDLEVVTENVAATTSCMEDELTNEAQSPPNPQKRISGKQRKATLEEYQQTFLQVPRIDDRKPVFVSSDVRDRLDRVVRILGGRRMSVSGIIENIVRHHLSLYEEDFEAWRKL, encoded by the coding sequence ATGGCAAGAACAAAAGAAACGAAAATGTCTCCTGAACAGCAGGAGAAAATGACACAGGAGGTGGTGGCTTCGCTTCAATCATCCACTTATGGTAAAGACTATGCCCAAGAACATAGCTCTTTCTTTGAAGAGGTGGAGAACTCCGATTTAGAAGTTGTGACAGAGAATGTGGCTGCAACAACCTCCTGTATGGAGGACGAGCTAACAAACGAGGCTCAATCGCCACCGAATCCGCAGAAGCGCATCAGTGGCAAGCAGCGCAAGGCGACATTGGAGGAGTATCAGCAGACCTTCCTCCAGGTTCCAAGGATTGACGACCGCAAGCCAGTCTTCGTCAGTTCCGATGTACGAGACCGTCTTGATCGTGTCGTCCGCATCCTCGGAGGGAGACGCATGAGCGTATCGGGCATCATCGAGAACATCGTGCGCCACCACCTAAGCCTTTATGAAGAGGACTTCGAGGCTTGGCGCAAATTGTGA